A stretch of Metabacillus sp. FJAT-52054 DNA encodes these proteins:
- a CDS encoding beta-galactosidase — MYIGVDYYPEQWPESRWPEDVTLMKELGVNVVRIAEFGWQLMEPEEGRYDFSLYDRAIKLLTENGIKVVLGTPTATPPAWLIQKHPEILPTDENGVQISFGARRHYTVNSRIFHEYTKKIVTEMAMHYGQHPDIIGWQTDNEYGHEKSDRSYGEEDRQSFQAWLEKKYGTLDQLNENWGTVFWSQTYTDWSQIPVPRKVLQEHNPSLLLDFDRFCADAYTSYNKLQTDCLRENIRDDQFLTHNFVYTDQAINQWDMAEDLDYVSYDNYPVWGGLAEPVSPSAIAHQHDLCRGTKNGKGYWVMEELSGAQGWSKIGYLPRPGHIKLWTYQAISRGAEAIVYFRWRAAHFGTEEFCHGILDHDGIPKRKYNEVKEVIDSLKEHGDDWIASKYEAQAAVYYDTENAWAWNIQPQSSAFSHRQELLRHYTPAHKLNVATDAVNSRSSLEGYKVVFVPIYFLENPIFTEKLKRYAENGGTVVFSYRSGVKKPNNFVTGQTLPGELTEMTGITINEYESLQTGQQNKVNGVKGSLSGLESAATVWCDLIDPVTAEVLAEYDDCFYKGTAAVTKNKYGKGTVYYIGTALEETMLTALYKEIFQEAGAEIIETQNGVEVVRREKFLSAMNHSVDRPAEIALPEGNYIDCATNQKIKGALKLAPLASILLKKE, encoded by the coding sequence ATGTATATCGGAGTGGATTACTACCCTGAGCAGTGGCCAGAATCAAGATGGCCTGAGGATGTTACGCTCATGAAGGAGCTTGGCGTCAACGTCGTAAGAATCGCGGAATTTGGCTGGCAGCTGATGGAGCCTGAGGAAGGACGCTATGATTTTTCCCTTTATGACCGTGCAATAAAGCTGCTGACTGAAAATGGAATTAAAGTGGTCCTCGGTACACCGACTGCGACACCGCCGGCATGGCTCATTCAAAAGCACCCCGAAATTTTGCCGACAGATGAGAACGGGGTTCAGATTTCCTTTGGTGCAAGAAGACATTACACGGTGAACAGCCGGATTTTCCATGAATACACAAAGAAGATTGTTACCGAGATGGCAATGCACTACGGGCAGCATCCGGACATCATCGGGTGGCAGACTGACAACGAATACGGACATGAAAAATCGGACCGCAGCTATGGAGAGGAAGACCGTCAATCCTTCCAGGCGTGGCTTGAGAAAAAATACGGAACGCTGGATCAGCTGAACGAAAACTGGGGCACTGTTTTCTGGAGTCAAACATACACAGACTGGTCTCAAATTCCGGTTCCGCGCAAGGTTCTCCAGGAACATAACCCAAGCCTCCTGCTGGATTTTGACCGCTTTTGCGCTGATGCATACACGAGCTACAACAAGCTTCAAACAGATTGTTTACGAGAAAATATCCGTGACGATCAGTTTTTAACCCATAACTTCGTGTATACGGATCAAGCGATTAATCAATGGGATATGGCTGAGGATTTAGATTATGTTTCGTACGACAACTACCCTGTTTGGGGCGGACTCGCAGAACCGGTGTCTCCCTCAGCCATTGCCCATCAGCACGATCTGTGCCGGGGAACGAAAAACGGGAAAGGCTACTGGGTAATGGAAGAGCTGTCCGGTGCACAGGGCTGGAGTAAAATCGGCTACCTACCGAGACCTGGCCATATTAAGCTATGGACCTACCAGGCAATCTCAAGAGGAGCAGAAGCGATTGTTTATTTCAGGTGGCGCGCAGCCCATTTTGGAACAGAGGAATTTTGCCACGGAATTCTCGATCATGATGGCATTCCTAAACGAAAATACAACGAAGTAAAGGAAGTCATTGACTCGCTGAAGGAACACGGCGACGACTGGATCGCTTCAAAATATGAAGCGCAGGCAGCGGTTTACTATGATACAGAAAATGCCTGGGCGTGGAACATTCAGCCGCAAAGCAGCGCGTTCTCCCACCGGCAGGAGCTGCTGAGGCATTATACGCCTGCACACAAGCTCAACGTAGCGACCGATGCGGTAAACAGCCGCAGCAGTCTTGAAGGATACAAGGTTGTATTTGTCCCAATCTATTTCCTTGAGAATCCGATTTTCACTGAAAAACTGAAGCGCTATGCAGAAAACGGAGGAACCGTCGTATTCAGCTACCGTTCAGGTGTAAAAAAACCGAACAATTTCGTTACAGGCCAAACCCTGCCTGGAGAGCTGACGGAAATGACCGGGATTACGATTAACGAATATGAATCCCTGCAAACAGGCCAGCAAAATAAGGTGAATGGGGTAAAAGGAAGTCTTAGCGGATTAGAGTCCGCTGCGACGGTATGGTGTGACCTGATTGATCCGGTGACAGCAGAAGTGCTGGCTGAATATGATGATTGCTTCTATAAAGGTACAGCTGCTGTGACGAAAAACAAGTACGGAAAAGGAACGGTTTATTATATCGGTACCGCCCTTGAAGAAACCATGCTGACAGCCCTTTACAAAGAAATTTTCCAAGAGGCTGGAGCAGAAATAATCGAAACGCAAAATGGAGTGGAAGTGGTTCGCCGCGAAAAATTCCTGAGTGCCATGAACCACTCCGTTGATCGTCCGGCGGAAATCGCCCTTCCTGAAGGAAATTATATCGATTGTGCAACGAATCAAAAAATAAAAGGCGCGTTAAAATTGGCACCGCTTGCGTCTATATTGCTAAAAAAAGAATAA
- the galT gene encoding UDP-glucose--hexose-1-phosphate uridylyltransferase has protein sequence MPNPIYAHLEELLQYGIEKKLVSKWDVDLVRNKLFEALDLNGEKTAAYFGEVPETPVPILQKILDWAAENGRLEADSVTYRDLLDTKLMGCLTPSQSEVIRRFRETAAREGIEAATDAYYQFSQDLHYIRTDRIAKNQHWYSDTPYGKMEITINLSKPEKDPKAIAAAKNLAVSSYPECLLCKENTGYAGRLNHPARQNHRIIPVALNREEWYLQYSPYVYYNEHCIVLAGEHKPMRISKETFVRLLDFTDEYPHYFLGSNADLPIVGGSILSHDHFQGGRHDFPMAKAEVEKMFTFSSYPGIKAGIVKWPMSVLRLQGTDKEELVRAAEYLLNEWKGYSDPDADVIAATGDDPHNTITPIARRRGGLFELDLVLRNNRTSDEHPMGIFHPHQEVHHIKKENIGLIEVMGLAVLPGRLTEEMQKLAELLPSELAAEQIAQHPELNQHLEWALEIKERCSVTSDNSYAVLQEELGRVFAVILEHAGVFKRNEKGMAAFTAFIEKAGGVPVLL, from the coding sequence ATGCCAAATCCAATTTATGCTCATCTGGAGGAACTGCTTCAATACGGAATCGAGAAAAAGCTCGTTTCAAAATGGGATGTGGATCTCGTCAGAAATAAGCTTTTCGAAGCACTTGATTTGAACGGAGAAAAAACAGCGGCTTACTTTGGTGAGGTTCCGGAAACCCCTGTGCCCATCCTGCAGAAAATCCTTGACTGGGCAGCAGAAAACGGAAGGCTTGAAGCAGACTCTGTCACCTATAGGGATTTGCTTGATACGAAGCTGATGGGCTGCCTGACTCCTTCCCAGTCTGAAGTAATCCGCAGATTCCGGGAAACGGCTGCCCGCGAAGGAATCGAAGCAGCTACAGATGCGTATTACCAGTTTTCACAGGATCTCCATTACATTCGTACAGACCGGATTGCGAAAAATCAGCATTGGTACTCGGACACTCCGTACGGGAAAATGGAAATCACCATTAATCTATCAAAGCCTGAAAAAGATCCAAAAGCGATTGCGGCCGCTAAAAATCTGGCGGTCAGCAGCTATCCTGAATGCTTGCTCTGCAAAGAAAATACCGGGTATGCGGGTAGACTGAATCATCCCGCCAGACAAAATCACCGGATTATTCCTGTGGCGCTCAATCGCGAGGAATGGTATTTGCAGTATTCTCCTTACGTTTACTATAACGAGCATTGCATTGTGCTAGCGGGAGAGCACAAACCAATGCGCATTTCGAAAGAAACCTTTGTAAGGCTCCTGGATTTCACGGATGAATACCCTCATTATTTCCTAGGCTCAAACGCAGATCTTCCGATAGTCGGCGGATCGATCTTGAGTCATGACCATTTTCAGGGAGGCCGTCACGACTTTCCGATGGCGAAAGCGGAAGTGGAAAAGATGTTTACATTCTCAAGTTATCCAGGAATAAAAGCGGGAATCGTCAAATGGCCGATGTCTGTACTGAGGCTGCAGGGGACGGATAAAGAGGAGCTTGTCCGGGCTGCGGAATATTTGCTCAACGAGTGGAAGGGCTATTCCGATCCGGATGCTGACGTCATTGCTGCAACGGGGGATGACCCGCATAATACGATTACACCGATCGCACGGCGAAGGGGAGGACTGTTTGAGCTTGATCTTGTCCTCCGCAACAACCGGACGAGTGACGAGCATCCAATGGGAATCTTCCACCCGCATCAGGAGGTTCATCATATTAAGAAAGAAAACATCGGACTGATTGAGGTGATGGGGCTGGCTGTTCTGCCGGGCAGGCTGACGGAGGAAATGCAGAAGCTGGCTGAGCTGCTGCCATCTGAACTCGCAGCAGAGCAAATCGCTCAGCATCCGGAACTCAACCAGCACCTTGAATGGGCTCTGGAAATAAAGGAGCGCTGCAGCGTGACAAGCGATAACAGCTATGCGGTTCTGCAGGAGGAATTAGGCAGAGTTTTCGCTGTCATCCTCGAGCACGCGGGTGTTTTCAAGCGGAATGAAAAAGGAATGGCTGCATTCACAGCCTTTATTGAAAAAGCGGGGGGAGTTCCCGTCCTACTATAA